One segment of Aquimarina sp. BL5 DNA contains the following:
- the cysD gene encoding sulfate adenylyltransferase subunit CysD — protein MEVIEQIKEQVVNAKVLKVNPLESEAIYIFREVVAQFEKPVLLFSGGKDSITLVRLAQKAFYPGKIPFPLLHIDTGHNFPETIEFRDRLVKELGVELIVRNVQDSIDQGKVTEEKGKYASRNSLQTTTLLDALEEFKFDAAIGGARRDEEKARAKERIFSVRDDFGQWDEKNQRPELFDHLNGKIDLGQNVRVFPISNWTELDVWSYIQKEEIEIPSIYFAHKRKTFIRDGMIWSAEDEVVHREDDELVEERLVRFRTVGDMSCTAAVLSDAITIDKVVAEIRESTISERGARIDDKRSEAAMEKRKQQGYF, from the coding sequence ATGGAAGTAATTGAACAAATAAAAGAACAAGTTGTGAATGCAAAAGTACTAAAAGTAAATCCTTTAGAAAGTGAAGCGATTTACATTTTTAGAGAAGTTGTTGCTCAATTTGAGAAGCCTGTTTTACTTTTTTCAGGAGGTAAAGATTCTATAACATTAGTAAGGTTGGCTCAGAAAGCATTTTATCCTGGTAAAATTCCTTTTCCATTATTACATATAGATACTGGTCATAATTTCCCGGAAACTATTGAGTTTAGAGATCGTTTGGTTAAAGAACTTGGTGTAGAATTAATTGTCCGTAATGTTCAGGATTCTATTGATCAAGGTAAAGTAACAGAAGAAAAAGGTAAGTATGCCAGTCGCAATAGTTTGCAGACTACGACGCTTCTTGATGCTTTAGAAGAATTTAAATTTGATGCTGCCATTGGAGGAGCTCGTAGAGATGAAGAAAAAGCAAGAGCAAAAGAACGCATATTTTCGGTAAGGGATGATTTTGGTCAATGGGATGAAAAGAATCAGCGACCTGAATTATTTGATCACCTTAATGGAAAGATTGATTTAGGTCAGAATGTTCGTGTATTTCCGATCAGTAACTGGACAGAGTTAGATGTTTGGAGTTATATTCAAAAAGAAGAAATCGAAATCCCTTCAATATATTTTGCTCATAAGCGTAAAACATTTATTAGAGATGGTATGATTTGGTCAGCAGAGGATGAGGTAGTACATAGGGAAGATGACGAATTGGTTGAAGAAAGATTGGTTAGATTCCGTACCGTGGGAGATATGTCATGTACTGCAGCGGTGCTTTCTGATGCAATTACAATTGATAAGGTTGTAGCGGAAATTAGAGAATCCACAATCTCAGAAAGAGGAGCGCGAATCGATGATAAAAGATCTGAAGCTGCAATGGAAAAAAGAAAACAACAAGGATATTTTTAA
- a CDS encoding DUF2061 domain-containing protein gives MIVDQMILDKVATKKTSYETDRTSEKPLRSIAKAVSWRIVGTLDTLIVSYVLTGEIALATSIASIDFVTKMILYFFHERIWNRIKWGR, from the coding sequence ATGATTGTAGATCAAATGATATTAGATAAGGTAGCTACGAAGAAAACATCGTACGAGACTGATAGAACTTCAGAGAAGCCATTGCGTAGTATAGCAAAGGCAGTTAGTTGGAGGATTGTTGGTACATTGGATACATTGATAGTTTCTTACGTTTTAACTGGAGAGATAGCACTAGCTACTTCGATAGCATCAATTGATTTTGTTACAAAAATGATTCTGTATTTCTTTCACGAAAGAATTTGGAATCGTATTAAATGGGGAAGATAA
- a CDS encoding phosphoadenosine phosphosulfate reductase family protein yields MKFTGKEIENLNNTLKDKTPLEITQWAILNAKSPVVTTNFRPYEAAILSVCASSLSDIPVIWCDSGYNTPNTYKHAEEVIDLLELNVQLYVPKQTSAHRDVVMGIPDIEDPKHKEFTEQVKLEPFKRAMSDFKPDVWFTNLRKGQTALRDSLDILSLGSDGVLKVSPFYYYSDAELDVYLEKHNLPNEFKYFDPTKVLGNRECGLHTN; encoded by the coding sequence ATGAAATTTACAGGAAAGGAAATAGAGAACTTAAATAATACGCTAAAGGATAAAACTCCTTTAGAGATTACTCAATGGGCAATTTTAAATGCGAAAAGTCCTGTCGTAACGACAAACTTTAGACCTTATGAAGCTGCAATTCTTAGTGTCTGTGCTAGTTCTCTATCAGATATTCCTGTGATCTGGTGTGATTCGGGTTATAATACTCCTAACACGTATAAACATGCGGAGGAAGTTATTGATTTATTAGAACTTAATGTACAGTTGTATGTGCCTAAGCAAACTTCTGCTCATAGAGATGTGGTAATGGGAATTCCTGATATTGAAGATCCCAAACATAAAGAATTTACAGAGCAGGTAAAACTGGAGCCATTTAAAAGAGCAATGTCGGATTTTAAACCAGATGTGTGGTTTACAAATCTTCGAAAAGGACAAACTGCTTTAAGAGATTCTTTGGATATTTTGAGTTTAGGAAGTGATGGAGTACTTAAGGTAAGCCCTTTTTATTATTACAGTGATGCAGAATTAGATGTGTATTTAGAGAAACATAATTTACCAAATGAGTTTAAGTATTTTGATCCAACGAAGGTATTAGGAAATAGAGAATGTGGATTACATACGAATTAA